Proteins encoded within one genomic window of Candidatus Thorarchaeota archaeon:
- the pyrB gene encoding aspartate carbamoyltransferase, with product MSRFHNLISIQDLTRDDIDAILKRASEMEEVSTRRSDKMHDKIMACLFFEPSTRTRLSFESAMLRLGGKVLGFADVSVSSAGGKGETLADTIRTVERYADVIVMRHPLDGSARLAAEFSRIPIINAGSGSEEHPTQALLDLYSIKKMKGSIDGISVSLCGDLKYGRTVHSLAMALSLYDVRIKLAAPPQLRMKPAIVDEMLRAGVKVTEVDSVEEAVKDVDVVYMTRIQKERFPDIGEYEAVKGKFRIRLQEVALMQKDAIILHPLPRVDELDTAVDFTPQARYFDQVEAGVVTRMAILEMILS from the coding sequence ATGAGTCGATTCCACAATCTCATCAGTATTCAGGACCTGACCCGTGACGATATCGATGCGATTCTCAAACGTGCTTCAGAGATGGAGGAGGTCTCCACTCGGCGAAGCGACAAGATGCATGACAAGATCATGGCCTGTCTGTTCTTTGAGCCGTCCACTCGCACACGTCTATCATTCGAGAGCGCAATGCTGCGTCTAGGAGGCAAGGTTCTCGGTTTTGCAGACGTCAGCGTTTCAAGTGCCGGCGGAAAGGGAGAAACCTTGGCAGACACTATTCGGACCGTGGAGCGATATGCAGACGTTATTGTCATGCGTCACCCGCTTGACGGCTCTGCACGCTTGGCGGCTGAGTTTTCAAGGATTCCTATAATCAACGCCGGCAGCGGCTCGGAAGAACACCCAACTCAAGCCCTTCTCGACCTCTATTCCATCAAGAAGATGAAAGGTTCAATTGACGGGATTTCCGTTTCCTTGTGTGGTGACCTGAAGTACGGTCGCACGGTCCACTCATTGGCTATGGCGCTGTCCCTCTACGATGTCCGCATCAAGCTGGCAGCTCCACCACAGCTCCGAATGAAGCCCGCAATCGTGGACGAGATGCTCAGAGCCGGAGTCAAAGTAACAGAGGTCGACAGTGTGGAGGAGGCCGTAAAGGATGTTGACGTGGTCTACATGACTAGAATACAGAAGGAGCGTTTCCCTGACATCGGCGAGTATGAAGCGGTGAAGGGGAAGTTCCGAATCAGACTGCAAGAGGTGGCATTGATGCAGAAGGACGCGATAATCCTCCATCCATTGCCCCGTGTAGACGAGCTGGATACCGCAGTAGACTTCACACCACAGGCCAGGTATTTTGACCAAGTTGAAGCAGGTGTCGTGACGCGCATGGCCATATTGGAGATGATTCTCTCCTAA
- the engB gene encoding GTP-binding protein EngB — protein sequence MLERASFGIKPDKPLVVFVGRSNVGKSTVIRALTGAKVRVGKRPGTTRREVMIDAGSVTIVDFPGFGHMTGQSKKSIEKTKSDIVESLERWSKRIVLSVLVIDIAMFPQLVERWESRGEIPIDLEFYDFLLEVSRAVLIVANKTDKIGRADLTEAVALLRERTKKAAGQEPLIIETDASRRLGLDRLKIAIEDVLRCQAIALPTW from the coding sequence ATGCTCGAACGCGCCAGTTTTGGGATTAAGCCCGACAAACCGCTTGTAGTATTCGTAGGCAGAAGCAATGTAGGCAAGAGCACAGTGATAAGGGCGCTCACTGGAGCGAAAGTACGAGTGGGGAAGAGGCCCGGTACGACCCGTAGAGAAGTCATGATAGATGCGGGTTCAGTCACAATAGTTGACTTTCCGGGCTTTGGACACATGACAGGACAAAGCAAGAAGTCGATAGAGAAGACAAAGAGCGACATTGTAGAGAGTCTTGAGAGATGGAGCAAGAGAATCGTTCTGAGCGTACTTGTGATAGACATAGCCATGTTTCCACAACTTGTAGAGAGATGGGAGAGCAGGGGTGAGATTCCCATTGACCTCGAGTTCTATGACTTCCTGTTGGAAGTCTCAAGAGCTGTACTCATAGTTGCCAACAAGACAGACAAGATTGGAAGAGCAGACCTCACGGAGGCGGTCGCTCTCTTGCGTGAGAGGACCAAGAAGGCCGCGGGACAAGAACCTCTGATTATCGAGACTGACGCATCTCGTCGTCTGGGGCTAGACAGACTGAAGATAGCCATTGAGGATGTACTGAGGTGTCAGGCGATTGCCCTCCCAACGTGGTAG
- a CDS encoding helix-turn-helix domain-containing protein, which yields MSSQPSARERLARRIAGEIALSDHPGQAMRIWRERFRLAQIVLAEHLNVSPSVISDYESGRRKSPGTATIRRFVMALLSLDERLGGQVTSAFVRLMDVSLVDLNIVLAISEFTSPMTSEEFCRKLKCEVLSGKDYLKRPIYGYTLVDVEKAVKELNSEDFLKLFGATTERCLIFTRVNTGRAPMIAIKSQEFKPTLVVLHGAGQIDRLALELSEQMRIPMAVSKIGSLDVLVKELREISPG from the coding sequence ATGTCTAGCCAACCCTCTGCTCGCGAGCGGCTGGCCCGAAGGATTGCCGGGGAAATCGCTCTCTCAGACCATCCAGGTCAGGCTATGCGCATCTGGAGAGAACGATTCAGGTTGGCTCAGATTGTCTTGGCAGAGCATCTTAACGTGAGTCCAAGCGTGATTAGTGACTACGAGTCTGGTAGGAGGAAATCACCGGGGACCGCCACAATACGGAGGTTCGTGATGGCACTCCTGTCTCTAGATGAGAGATTGGGAGGACAGGTGACGTCTGCATTCGTCAGGCTCATGGACGTTAGCCTAGTCGATCTAAACATAGTACTTGCAATAAGCGAGTTCACGTCACCAATGACTTCGGAAGAGTTCTGCAGGAAACTGAAGTGCGAGGTCCTGTCAGGGAAGGACTATCTCAAGAGGCCCATATACGGTTACACATTGGTTGATGTGGAGAAGGCTGTGAAGGAATTGAACAGCGAGGACTTCCTCAAACTCTTTGGTGCTACCACTGAACGATGCTTGATCTTCACAAGGGTGAACACAGGACGAGCACCAATGATTGCGATAAAGTCGCAGGAGTTCAAGCCTACACTTGTCGTGTTGCATGGAGCCGGGCAGATAGACCGACTGGCACTCGAACTGAGCGAACAGATGCGGATACCAATGGCGGTCAGCAAGATAGGCTCGCTCGATGTGCTCGTGAAAGAACTGCGTGAGATTAGCCCGGGTTAG
- a CDS encoding metallophosphoesterase, translating into MKLILEDRAVIVKGSSHTSMILSDLHIGYSVELSITTGVEFPFQHEFMLSRIETLIDKYDVETVFVAGDLKHTIGVDHNYNWSAIPELTERLSQRVRLVLVPGNHDGDIQCLLPRRVTLEDVRGCITKIDGVSLGIMHGHAWPAGDLMDCDLIIMGHCHPSIRRQRTVSVSGRRVTRNAGTIPVVLKIRVDRDCVRRCAGMTVGDSKAPLECVVMPAFNSLISGVGVDREDFVLAGPMFGNGCGRCASLMEAEVYSTAGVFLNTVQALRRDESARSTSRAIRGLE; encoded by the coding sequence ATGAAGCTAATCCTCGAAGACAGGGCGGTAATTGTCAAGGGAAGCTCCCACACCTCTATGATTCTATCGGACCTGCACATTGGCTATTCGGTAGAGCTGTCGATTACGACTGGAGTGGAGTTTCCATTCCAGCATGAGTTCATGCTCTCACGCATAGAAACTCTGATTGACAAATATGATGTCGAAACCGTTTTCGTGGCAGGAGACCTCAAACACACCATCGGCGTGGACCACAACTACAACTGGAGTGCGATTCCTGAACTCACAGAGCGACTCTCCCAGCGTGTCAGATTAGTCTTGGTACCTGGAAACCATGATGGTGACATACAATGCCTACTACCCCGGCGGGTCACTCTCGAGGACGTCAGAGGTTGTATCACAAAGATCGATGGGGTCTCACTGGGAATCATGCACGGACATGCATGGCCTGCTGGTGACTTAATGGACTGTGACTTGATAATCATGGGACATTGCCATCCAAGCATAAGAAGACAAAGAACCGTTTCTGTGAGTGGTAGACGCGTCACAAGAAACGCAGGTACCATTCCGGTTGTTCTGAAGATCAGAGTAGACAGAGACTGTGTGCGTCGGTGTGCAGGAATGACCGTGGGCGACAGCAAAGCTCCACTAGAATGCGTAGTGATGCCAGCTTTCAACTCGCTCATCTCAGGTGTCGGTGTTGACAGAGAGGACTTCGTGCTCGCAGGTCCGATGTTCGGAAACGGGTGCGGGAGGTGCGCGTCACTCATGGAGGCAGAGGTATACAGCACAGCTGGTGTCTTCTTGAACACAGTTCAGGCCTTAAGAAGGGATGAGTCCGCTCGCTCAACCAGCCGTGCAATTCGAGGCTTGGAGTAG
- a CDS encoding signal recognition particle protein Srp19 (binds to 7S RNA to mediate binding of the signal recognition particle protein Srp54), translated as MKQRKGKLIVWPAYLDSDLTRSRGRKIPAGLAAPAVTVKMLKEAADLAGLDSEVQAEKRYPRDSTSNQGYLVVENPESHKKKRILLMLAKGVRRIVARQEAERLQAAKKGKKKARKP; from the coding sequence ATGAAGCAACGTAAGGGCAAACTGATAGTATGGCCCGCATATCTTGACTCGGATCTTACAAGGTCCAGAGGACGCAAGATACCTGCAGGTCTTGCAGCTCCGGCGGTGACTGTAAAGATGCTGAAGGAGGCGGCGGACCTAGCAGGGCTTGATTCGGAAGTTCAAGCAGAAAAGAGATACCCGCGCGATAGCACATCGAACCAAGGGTACCTTGTTGTTGAAAACCCTGAATCACACAAGAAAAAGAGGATATTGCTGATGCTTGCTAAGGGCGTCCGAAGAATTGTCGCAAGACAGGAGGCGGAGCGACTTCAGGCGGCCAAGAAGGGCAAGAAGAAGGCGCGTAAGCCGT
- a CDS encoding cytidine deaminase has translation MARKSKDVYFSEIADLVSSRSTCLRNQVGAVIVKESQILSTGYNGAPKGLRHCDETGCLREELGVRPGERHELCRGLHAEQNAIIQAAYHGVSVRGAILYCTTRPCSICTKMLINAGIVEIVYIEEYEDPLASQLLIEAGVPIRKVEVARKHGRNSSNRQS, from the coding sequence TTGGCACGGAAGAGCAAAGATGTATACTTCTCCGAGATTGCTGACCTAGTCTCCTCAAGAAGCACATGCCTGAGGAATCAGGTGGGTGCCGTGATTGTGAAGGAGTCGCAGATTCTCTCTACAGGATACAATGGGGCTCCCAAGGGCCTGAGGCACTGCGATGAGACGGGCTGTCTCAGGGAGGAATTGGGTGTGCGACCCGGAGAGCGGCATGAGCTATGTAGAGGTCTCCACGCAGAACAGAACGCAATCATACAGGCCGCCTATCATGGTGTTAGCGTTCGTGGAGCCATCCTCTACTGCACAACCCGACCGTGCAGCATATGCACTAAGATGTTGATTAACGCCGGAATCGTTGAGATTGTCTACATAGAGGAGTATGAAGACCCGCTTGCCAGTCAATTACTGATAGAGGCTGGGGTTCCAATTCGGAAAGTTGAGGTCGCTCGAAAGCACGGGCGCAACTCCTCAAATCGGCAGAGCTAG